A window of Candidatus Fermentibacter sp. genomic DNA:
TGATACGCAGATATATGCTGCCATTATACGTATCTCTTGGTCCATCGCGAGGTTATCAGGTTTCACGCCATGCGGTTAGGACTGCATCTGAAACATCTGAAACCAGGAACCGGCCGGGGACCTATATTCGCAGGCATGAAGTCGTCCCTGGAACTCAGATTCATCTCGACCGTCAAGCGGGAGGGGCTGCTCCCCCGAGGGCACTCCGTGATCGCCGCCGTTTCAGGAGGCGCCGATTCGGTCTGCCTCCTCGACATGCTGCTGAGGTTCCGACGCCACATGGCCTGGAAGCTATCGGTGCTCCACGTCGACCATTCCTACAGGAAAGCCAGCGTGTCGGACGCATCCTTCGTCGAAGATCTCGCGAAGGCGGCGGGGCTGCCCTTCATCCTTCGGAAGCTCCCGGCCAGGAGCAGGAGCTCCTCTCCGGAGGCGGACTTCAGCGCGGCGCGACAGGCCATCTACGAGGAGGCTGCCGGCGAAGGGCTGGTCGCAGTCGGCCACACCGCATCCGACCGTGCTGAAACCCTCCTGATGAGGCTCGTCGAGGGTGCAGGGCTCAGGGGCCTCGGCGGGATGGACTACTTCGGTGTCGGCCCCGTCAGACGGCCGCTTCTCGACATGACCGCGCGAGAGACGAGAGCATATCTGAGTGAAAGGGGCGGGGTCTGGATCGAGGACGAGACCAATTCGGACCCGGGATTCCTCCGGAACAGGATGAGGCGTGAGATTCTCGAACCCCTCGAGGATTCGCTGCCCGGGGTCTCCAGGAGGATCGCATCCTCTTCCGCCAACCTCGGTTCCTGGCGCCGGGTCGCCGAAGGCCTGACGACGGCGGCAGTCGGCAGGCTGGGCGGAGAGGGGAACGAGCTCGACAGACGCACATTCACGAGATATGAGAAGGCGCTCAGG
This region includes:
- the tilS gene encoding tRNA lysidine(34) synthetase TilS, yielding MKSSLELRFISTVKREGLLPRGHSVIAAVSGGADSVCLLDMLLRFRRHMAWKLSVLHVDHSYRKASVSDASFVEDLAKAAGLPFILRKLPARSRSSSPEADFSAARQAIYEEAAGEGLVAVGHTASDRAETLLMRLVEGAGLRGLGGMDYFGVGPVRRPLLDMTARETRAYLSERGGVWIEDETNSDPGFLRNRMRREILEPLEDSLPGVSRRIASSSANLGSWRRVAEGLTTAAVGRLGGEGNELDRRTFTRYEKALRQSVLWELCGRPRSGSAEIDKTDAWLLAGGCGERLLPGGAVLTAGPETLLFSRKGGGRWR